Proteins found in one Rhinolophus ferrumequinum isolate MPI-CBG mRhiFer1 chromosome 9, mRhiFer1_v1.p, whole genome shotgun sequence genomic segment:
- the ACOT11 gene encoding acyl-coenzyme A thioesterase 11 isoform X2: MADSEGYRNPTEVQMSQVVLPCHTNQRAELSVGQLLKWIDTTACLSAERHAGCPCVTASMDDIYFEHTISVGQVVNIKAKVNRAFNSSMEVGIQVVSEDLCSEKQWSVCKALATFVAHRELSKVKLKQTTPRTEEEKTEHSVAAERRRLRLVYADTIKDLLANCAIQDDLESRDCSDMVPAEKTRVESVELVLPPHANHQGNTFGGQIMAWMENVATIAASRLCRAHPTLKAIEMFHFRGPSQVGDRLVLQAIVNNAFKNSMEVGVCVEAYRQEAETHRRHINSAFMTFVVLDANDQPQMLPWIRPQPGDGERRYREASARKKMRLDRKYIVSCKQAEMPLSVPWDPSNQVYLSYNNVSSLKMLVAKDNWVLSSEINQVCLYILEDEQYLSFHMEMLVHVDTTQAFLLLSDLRRRPEWDKHYRSVELVHQVDEDDAIYHVISPALGGDAKPQDFVILASRRKPCDNGDPYVIALRSVTLPTHRETPEYRRGETLCSGFCFWRMGDQLTKVSYYNQATPGFLNYVTTNVAGLSSEFYNTFKACEQFLLDNRNDLAPSLQTL; this comes from the exons ATGGCAGACAGTGAAGGGTACCGGAACCCCACAGAGGTGCAGATGAGCCAGGTGGTGCTGCCCTGCCACACCAACCAGCGTGCCGAGCTGAGCGTGGGGCAGCTGCTCAAGTGGATTGATACGACGGCCTGCCTGTCCG CGGAGAGGCATGCTGGCTGTCCCTGCGTCACGGCCTCCATGGACGATATCTATTTTGAGCACACTATTAG TGTTGGACAAGTGGTGAATATCAAGGCCAAAGTGAACCGGGCTTTCAACTCCAGcatggag GTGGGCATCCAGGTGGTCTCTGAGGACCTGTGCTCTGAGAAGCAGTGGAGCGTGTGCAAGGCCTTAGCCACCTTTGTGGCCCACCGGGAGCTCTCCAAG GTGAAGCTGAAACAGACCACGCCAAGGACAGAGGAGGAGAAGACTGAGCACAGTGTGGCAGCTGAGCGCCGGCGCTTGCGGCTGGTCTACGCAGACACCATCAAGGACCTCCTGGCCAACTGTGCCATTCAGGATG ATCTGGAGAGCAGAGACTGCAGCGACATGGTGCCCGCCGAGAAGACCCGAGTGGAGAGTGTGGAGCTGGTCCTGCCCCCTCACGCCAATCACCAGGGCAATACATTCGGGGGCCAGATCATGGCCTGGATGGAGAACGTGGCCACCATCGCTGCCAG CCGGCTGTGTCGTGCCCACCCTACACTGAAGGCCATTGAGATGTTCCACTTCCGGGGCCCATCCCAAGTTGGGGACCGCCTGGTGCTCCAGGCCATCGTGAACAACGCCTTCAAGAATAG CATggaggtgggtgtgtgtgtggaggcttACCGCCAGGAGGCCGAGACCCACCGCCGGCACATCAACAGCGCCTTCATGACCTTCGTGGTGCTGGATGCAAATGATCAGCCCCAGATGCTGCCCTGGATTCGGCCTCAGCCGGGG GATGGCGAGCGGCGGTACCGAGAGgccagtgccaggaagaagatGCGCCTGGACAG GAAGTACATTGTGTCCTGTAAGCAGGCGGAGAtgcctctctctgtcccctggGACCCGAGCAATCAG GTGTACCTGAGCTACAACAACGTCTCCTCCCTGAAGATGCTTGTCGCCAAGGACAACTGGGTGCTGTCCTCAGAGATCAACCAG GTCTGCCTGTACATTCTGGAGGATGAGCAATACCTCTCCTTCCACATGGAGATGCTGGTGCATGTGGACACAACCCAGGCCTTCCTGCTACTCTCAGACCTGCGTCGGAGGCCGGAGTGGGACAAGCATTACCG GAGCGTGGAACTAGTGCACCAGGTGGACGAGGACGATGCCATCTACCACGTCATCAGCCCTGCCCTCGGCGGCGATGCCAAGCCCCAGGACTTTGTGATCCTGGCGTCCCGGCGGAAGCCTTGTGACAATGG GGACCCCTATGTCATTGCACTCAGGTCAGTTACGCTGCCCACTCATCGTGAGACGCCAGAGTATAGGCGCGGGGAGACCCTCTGCTCAGGCTTCTGCTTCTGGCGCATGGGGGACCAGTTGACCAAG GTGTCCTACTACAACCAGGCCACTCCGGGCTTTCTCAACTATGTGACCACCAATGTGGCTGGCCTCTCCTCTGAGTTCTACAACACATTCAAGGCCTGTGAGCAGTTCCTTTTGGACAACCGAAATGATCTGGCCCCCAGCCTCCAGACCCTCTAG
- the FAM151A gene encoding protein FAM151A, with the protein MAYLKECSNKRTKWIIASVASLILVCVIGLVLCFTLQKVTQPGFEQDAACRPDADMLDYLLSLGQISQRDSLLVTWYHAANSQKDMWAALNSNVMVLEADVTVEGLNTANETGVPIMAHPPAIYSDNTLQQWLEAVLANSQKGIKLDFKSLKAVGPSLDLLQQLTKDGRVRRPVWINADILRGPNVPISIELNATRFLALVQEKYPEATLSPGWTTLYMPLFPNSTYTRAMVEKMQKLVGALPQRVTFPVRAVMAQAAWPHFSWLLGQSDRYSLTLWQGASDPVSVDDLLYIRDNCAIHQIYYDLFEPVLSQFKQLAMNATRKRSYYTGGSLIPLLQLPRGDGLSVMWLVPDIQGNGTAATVQFPDKEGMILLNVGLQELAAGDPMPIVRAAGGPVLTLESCLLQLATHPGRWGIHLHIAEPTALRPSLAVLAHLSTRGHLSRPVWVGATVSHGSFVVPGHVAGKELLTAVAEVFPHVTVAPGWPEEVLGSGYGEQLLTDMLELCQGLWQPVSFQLQAGLLGQSMAGVVARLLAASPRATVTVEHSSTEGNYTSVRTVLLAARAVDRTRVYYRLPQSYREDLLADVGRN; encoded by the exons GCTTTGAGCAGGATGCGGCTTGCCGCCCGGACGCAGACATGCTGGACTACTTGCTGAGCCTGGGCCAGATCAGCCAACGGGACAGCCTGCTGGTCACCTGGTACCACGCTGCCAACAGCCAGAAAGATATGTGGGCTGCGCTGAACA GCAACGTCATGGTCCTAGAGGCAGATGTCACCGTAGAAGGGCTCAACACAGCCAATGAGACAGGGGTCCCCATCATGGCGCACCCCCCGGCCATCTATAGCGACAACACCCTGCAGCAGTGGCTGGAGGCCGTGCTGGCCAATTCCCAGAAAG GTATCAAGCTGGATTTCAAGAGTCTCAAGGCCGTGGGGCCCTCCCTGGATCTCCTACAGCAGCTGACAAAGGACGGGAGAGTCCGGAGGCCTGTGTGGATCAACGCCGACATCCTGAGGGGCCCCAACGTGCCCATCTCCATCGAGCTCAATGCCACACG GTTCCTGGCCTTGGTTCAGGAGAAGTATCCTGAGGCTACCCTGTCTCCAGGCTGGACCACCCTCTATATGCCCCTGTTCCCAAACAGCACCTATACCCGAGCCATGGTGGAGAAGATGCAGAAGCTGGTGGGAGCGCTGCCACAGAGGGTCACCTTCCCTGTGAGGGCTGTCATGGCACAGGCTGCCTGGCCCCACTTCAGCTGGCTGCTGGGCCAATCTGACAG GTACAGCCTGACGCTGTGGCAGGGTGCCTCGGACCCCGTGTCAGTGGACGACCTCCTCTACATTCGGGACAACTGTGCCATCCACCAAATCTACTATGACCTCTTCGAGCCTGTCCTTTCGCAGTTCAAGCAGCTTGCCA TGAATGCCACAAGGAAGCGAAGCTACTACACAGGGGGCAGCCTGATCCCTCTTCTTCAGCTCCCCAGGGGTGATGGTCTGAGTGTGATGTGGCTGGTTCCTGACATCCAGGGCAACGGAACAGCAGCAACAGTGCAATTCCCAG ACAAAGAAGGCATGATCCTGCTGAACGTTGGCCTCCAGGAGCTTGCAGCTGGGGATCCTATGCCCATAGTACGTGCCGCAGGTGGCCCTGTCCTGACGCTGGAGTCATGCCTGCTGCAGCTTGCCACCCACCCTGGACGCTGGGGCATTCATTTGCACATAGCAGAGCCCACAGCCCTTCGGCCGTCTCTGGCAGTGCTGGCCCACCTCTCCACCCGTGGCCACCTTTCTCGGCCTGTATGGGTCGGTGCCACAGTCTCCCATGGGAGTTTTGTGGTTCCTGGCCACGTGGCTGGCAAGGAGTTGCTTACAGCGGTAGCCGAGGTTTTCCCCCATGTGACAGTGGCACCAGGCTGGCCTGAGGAGGTGCTGGGCAGTGGCTATGGGGAACAGCTGCTCACAGATATGCTGGAGCTGTGCCAGGGCCTCTGGCAACCTGTGTCCTTCCAGCTGCAGGCTGGGCTGCTGGGCCAGAGCATGGCTGGAGTTGTGGCCAGGCTACTGGCAGCCTCACCCCGGGCCACTGTCACAGTGGAGCACAGCTCCACAGAGGGCAACTATACATCTGTGCGGACAGTACTGCTCGCAGCCAGGGCCGTGGACAGAACCCGGGTCTACTACAGGCTGCCCCAGAGTTACCGCGAAGACTTGCTGGCAGATGTTGGCAGAAACTGA
- the ACOT11 gene encoding acyl-coenzyme A thioesterase 11 isoform X1 yields MELEPGCCSGDPRLSLSVSLPLRRPASRVSATMIQNVGNHLRRGFASVFSNRQSRKSASRAEDNSAMADSEGYRNPTEVQMSQVVLPCHTNQRAELSVGQLLKWIDTTACLSAERHAGCPCVTASMDDIYFEHTISVGQVVNIKAKVNRAFNSSMEVGIQVVSEDLCSEKQWSVCKALATFVAHRELSKVKLKQTTPRTEEEKTEHSVAAERRRLRLVYADTIKDLLANCAIQDDLESRDCSDMVPAEKTRVESVELVLPPHANHQGNTFGGQIMAWMENVATIAASRLCRAHPTLKAIEMFHFRGPSQVGDRLVLQAIVNNAFKNSMEVGVCVEAYRQEAETHRRHINSAFMTFVVLDANDQPQMLPWIRPQPGDGERRYREASARKKMRLDRKYIVSCKQAEMPLSVPWDPSNQVYLSYNNVSSLKMLVAKDNWVLSSEINQVCLYILEDEQYLSFHMEMLVHVDTTQAFLLLSDLRRRPEWDKHYRSVELVHQVDEDDAIYHVISPALGGDAKPQDFVILASRRKPCDNGDPYVIALRSVTLPTHRETPEYRRGETLCSGFCFWRMGDQLTKVSYYNQATPGFLNYVTTNVAGLSSEFYNTFKACEQFLLDNRNDLAPSLQTL; encoded by the exons GGCTTTGCCTCTGTGTTCTCCAACCGCCAGTCCCGGAAGTCAGCCTCACGTGCAGAGGACAACAGTGCCATGGCAGACAGTGAAGGGTACCGGAACCCCACAGAGGTGCAGATGAGCCAGGTGGTGCTGCCCTGCCACACCAACCAGCGTGCCGAGCTGAGCGTGGGGCAGCTGCTCAAGTGGATTGATACGACGGCCTGCCTGTCCG CGGAGAGGCATGCTGGCTGTCCCTGCGTCACGGCCTCCATGGACGATATCTATTTTGAGCACACTATTAG TGTTGGACAAGTGGTGAATATCAAGGCCAAAGTGAACCGGGCTTTCAACTCCAGcatggag GTGGGCATCCAGGTGGTCTCTGAGGACCTGTGCTCTGAGAAGCAGTGGAGCGTGTGCAAGGCCTTAGCCACCTTTGTGGCCCACCGGGAGCTCTCCAAG GTGAAGCTGAAACAGACCACGCCAAGGACAGAGGAGGAGAAGACTGAGCACAGTGTGGCAGCTGAGCGCCGGCGCTTGCGGCTGGTCTACGCAGACACCATCAAGGACCTCCTGGCCAACTGTGCCATTCAGGATG ATCTGGAGAGCAGAGACTGCAGCGACATGGTGCCCGCCGAGAAGACCCGAGTGGAGAGTGTGGAGCTGGTCCTGCCCCCTCACGCCAATCACCAGGGCAATACATTCGGGGGCCAGATCATGGCCTGGATGGAGAACGTGGCCACCATCGCTGCCAG CCGGCTGTGTCGTGCCCACCCTACACTGAAGGCCATTGAGATGTTCCACTTCCGGGGCCCATCCCAAGTTGGGGACCGCCTGGTGCTCCAGGCCATCGTGAACAACGCCTTCAAGAATAG CATggaggtgggtgtgtgtgtggaggcttACCGCCAGGAGGCCGAGACCCACCGCCGGCACATCAACAGCGCCTTCATGACCTTCGTGGTGCTGGATGCAAATGATCAGCCCCAGATGCTGCCCTGGATTCGGCCTCAGCCGGGG GATGGCGAGCGGCGGTACCGAGAGgccagtgccaggaagaagatGCGCCTGGACAG GAAGTACATTGTGTCCTGTAAGCAGGCGGAGAtgcctctctctgtcccctggGACCCGAGCAATCAG GTGTACCTGAGCTACAACAACGTCTCCTCCCTGAAGATGCTTGTCGCCAAGGACAACTGGGTGCTGTCCTCAGAGATCAACCAG GTCTGCCTGTACATTCTGGAGGATGAGCAATACCTCTCCTTCCACATGGAGATGCTGGTGCATGTGGACACAACCCAGGCCTTCCTGCTACTCTCAGACCTGCGTCGGAGGCCGGAGTGGGACAAGCATTACCG GAGCGTGGAACTAGTGCACCAGGTGGACGAGGACGATGCCATCTACCACGTCATCAGCCCTGCCCTCGGCGGCGATGCCAAGCCCCAGGACTTTGTGATCCTGGCGTCCCGGCGGAAGCCTTGTGACAATGG GGACCCCTATGTCATTGCACTCAGGTCAGTTACGCTGCCCACTCATCGTGAGACGCCAGAGTATAGGCGCGGGGAGACCCTCTGCTCAGGCTTCTGCTTCTGGCGCATGGGGGACCAGTTGACCAAG GTGTCCTACTACAACCAGGCCACTCCGGGCTTTCTCAACTATGTGACCACCAATGTGGCTGGCCTCTCCTCTGAGTTCTACAACACATTCAAGGCCTGTGAGCAGTTCCTTTTGGACAACCGAAATGATCTGGCCCCCAGCCTCCAGACCCTCTAG